The window TAAAGTGGCATTTCAAACCCTTCAGCCTTCGGGCTGGCCCGAACAGGTGATCTTGGAGCAGGCCGAGGACTGCGACCTGGTGGTGATGGGTACCCACGGGCGGGGCGGGCCGGCACGCTGGTTGATGGGCTCGGTGGCTCAGGCCGTGGTATCCAAAAGCCACAAACCAGTGCTGGTGGTGCACGCCCCGTCCGAGGCCAGCCAGGAGCCCCCACGGGACTTTGCGCGCATCCTGATCGCCACCGACGGCAGCGAGTGCAGCCGGGGGGCCTTACAGCACGGCCTGGCCCTGGCCCGCACGCTCAGGTCTCAGGTCACCCTGCTCCTGGCTACCGAGTATTCCTTCCAGTACCTGGGGCCCGAGATCGCCATGAGCCAGGAGTATGGCTACCTCGAGGACAGCCTGCACAGCTGGGGTGAGGCGGTGCTGGCCCAGGCCCAGGCCCAGGCCGAAAAGGAGGGTCTGGCAGCCCAAGCCAAGCTTGTCAAGGGAAAACCCCTCCACCGCATCCTGGAGGAAGCTCCCAATTACGACCTGGTGGTCATGGGTACCCACGGACGCAGCGGTTGGAACAAATTCGCGCTGGGCTCGGTCTCCGAAGGGGTTGTGCGGCGTTGCCCCAAGCCGGTGCTGGTAGTACCGGCCCGTTGTGCAGCAGGCTGAAGGGGGGTGTGGGGGGTGTCTTACTGGAAGTTTAGTGATGGAACCACGGTATACAGCCACGCCGATGTGGTGGGGCCCAGCCCATTTGCTGCCCATTTACGGCGGGAGCTACTCTGTCTGGCCTACGGTTGCGGCCCGCTGGTCTGGCTACCCACCCAGGGCCACGCAGTGGAGTTGGACACCACCGACGACTTCTTGCTGGCCCAGTGGCTGGAACAGGAAGCCAGGTTATACAAGATCCAGCTGGTCGAGACCGATTTCCATACCACGCATCCCCTGCTCTCGCCTGCGGAGGAAAACGGGGATCACCATGGTCGAGTTGCAACCGATTGACGAGCGTCGGTGGCGGGCAATTTTTGTTTTACCCAAGGGCATTACCGCCCACAAAGCAGCGGTGGTGGGGGATTTTTTGGACGAGTCCTGGCATCCCGATGGCGTGCACATGGTGTGCGGTAGCGATGGGTGCTGGCGGGCGAGCCTCGAGCTGGAAGCAGGCCAGAGCTATCAGTTCCGCTACCTGGTAGACGAGTGCTGCTGGTATAACGACGATGGTTGCCCACTGGTTCGCAATCCATTTGGCAGCTTTAATAACCTGCTGGTGGTGCCCGAGCAGGAGGGTATGCCGCTGCCTTTATTAGAGCGGTCTATAGAGAGAATGACACCACCCCAATCATAAAAAGGGCTGTCTTAGGCTTATTTTTGTCGCTGGGTAACTCGAAAACATGCGTCTAGGCTAGGTTAGCCACGTTGTGGCTATGGCGCACGCCACCCCCTGTAGGTTAGCCACGTTGTGGCTATGGCGTACGCCATCCCCTAGCAGAGGCATGTTTTGTGCAGCGGCAAGAATAGCGAGATGGTGCGGCGCTCGTGTCGCATCCAGGGACAAGTTACCCGAAGCTGTTGAATACACTAAAGCTGGCTTCCACCTTTGCCTGGGGGAAGACCCTCGAGGAACGATGTAATTTTTTATCGGTGATTTGCCTATGGGAGGTGCTATGTACCGGAAAATCCTGATTCCCGTTGATGGCAGCCGTTGCAGCGAGGATGCAGCCCGCTTTGGCCTTAAGTTGGCTCAGCGTCTGGGAGCTGAGGCAACCATCCTGCACGTGCTCGAGCCCTATACCGGCATTCTCATGACCCCCGACAGCATTCCCTACTACACCGACTTTGAGCGCGAACTGCTGGTAGCCGGGCGGCAGGCCCTGGAAAAAGTGGAGGC is drawn from Meiothermus cerbereus DSM 11376 and contains these coding sequences:
- a CDS encoding universal stress protein, encoding MYKHILIPTDGSACSQAALEVGLALAHRLGANVRLLNVLEYGEEAADAELPTSRTLFHNLARHQGKLALEQATALAQKYKVAFQTLQPSGWPEQVILEQAEDCDLVVMGTHGRGGPARWLMGSVAQAVVSKSHKPVLVVHAPSEASQEPPRDFARILIATDGSECSRGALQHGLALARTLRSQVTLLLATEYSFQYLGPEIAMSQEYGYLEDSLHSWGEAVLAQAQAQAEKEGLAAQAKLVKGKPLHRILEEAPNYDLVVMGTHGRSGWNKFALGSVSEGVVRRCPKPVLVVPARCAAG
- a CDS encoding isoamylase early set domain-containing protein codes for the protein MVELQPIDERRWRAIFVLPKGITAHKAAVVGDFLDESWHPDGVHMVCGSDGCWRASLELEAGQSYQFRYLVDECCWYNDDGCPLVRNPFGSFNNLLVVPEQEGMPLPLLERSIERMTPPQS